In Halobacteria archaeon AArc-dxtr1, the sequence CAGAGTCTCCTCGAACGTGGACTTCCTCGTAGCCGTAGTCCCGAGCCGCCTCGAGCGCCGCGATAAGCGCCTCGTACTCCGCCTGGTTGTTCGTCGCGCGCCCGATTGTCTCACAGCCCTCGCCGACGATTCCCTCGCTCGTCACGATCACCCAGCCGATTCCTGCAGGGCCGGGATTCCCGCGCGCGCCGCCGTCGAAGTAGACGTGTGCGCGTCCGCCGCCCTCCCGGAGCAACGCCTCGAGTGCACGCGGTTCGGCTCCCTGAATCACGACCTTGTTCTCGTAGGCAACCGCCGTCGCACCGTCGCGGCGCGCGCGCCACTGTTCGTGGTCGGTGTTTCCCGGCTCGACGGAGACGTCGGCGTCCTCGAGCCGGCGACGGGCCTCTTCAACGTCACACTGGATGACCGGCATTCGTCGGTTTCTCGGCCAGAACTGGATAAAATTGTTCTGGTTTCGTATCACAATTCTCGAGTGTGGTGTCCGCTATCGTCCGTTTTCAGCGGATTCGACGTGTACGGTTGTGTTTCGCCCCAAGGGTTTATATACTGTGGTGATACTACTATAAAAGTGCGATGACACGGTCCACCCGCCAGCGGGAGCGAACGCGTGAGATGGACGAGACCGAGGATCAAGAGGGGGTACGCGCCTGTCCTGAGTGTGAATCGGACAATCTCGTAAAGGACTCCGACCGGGGTGAGCTCATCTGTGAGGACTGTGGGCTCGTCGTCGAGGAGGAGAAAATCGATCCGGGTCCCGAGTGGCGAGCATTCAACCACCAGGAGCGCCAGCAGAAGTCCCGTGTCGGCGCGCCGACGACGCAGACGATGCACGACAAGGGGCTGACGACGACGATCGACTGGAAAGACAAAGACGCCTACGGCCGCTCTATTTCGTCGAAAAAGCGCAGTCAGATGCACCGGCTGCGAAAGTGGCAAGAACGGATTCGGACGAAAGACGCGGGCGAACGCAACCTGCAGTTCGCCCTCTCCGAGATCGATCGGATGGCGAGCGCGCTCGGCGTGCCGCGCTCGGTTCGCGAGGTCGCGTCGGTGATCTACCGGCGCGCGCTGAAAGAGGACCTCATTCGAGGGCGCTCGATCGAGGGAGTCGCCACGAGCGCACTCTATGCAGCCTGCCGAAAGGAGGGGATTCCACGCAGTCTCGAGGAGATTTCGGAGGTCTCGCGGGTCGAGCGCAAGGAGATCGGCCGAACGTATCGATATATTTCTCAGGAACTCGGCCTCGAAATGCGTCCCGTCGACCCCAAGAAGTACGTCCCGCGGTTCTGTTCTGAACTGGAGCTCTCCGAAGAGGTCCAGACGAAAGCCAACGAGATTATCGAGAAGACCGCCGAGGAGGGACTGCTCTCGGGGAAGTCCCCGACGGGCTACGCCGCGGCTGCGATCTACGCCGCCTCCCTGCTCTGTAACGAGAAGAAGACCCAACGCGAGGTCGCAGACGTCGCGCAGGTGACCGAAGTCACCATCCGGAATCGCTACCAAGAACAGATCGAAGCGATGGGTATTCACGGCTAACTCGGTCGCCCCACTCTGAGATCTTCGGTGTGATCGCCGCTGTCGCCAATCAGTGGCATCTCTCTGCGCGAGTGTGGGCCGGCAAACGGCGTCAGTGCCACTCGAATCCCGTCGTTACTCGTCTTCGACCGACGGGATTCGAGTGTTACTCGTCTTCGACCTCGATCGAGATCTCGTCGGTCATGTCGTAGGCGATGTGGTCGCCGTCGCTGGCCTGTGCACACAGGTCGTACTCGCCCGGTTCGAGGTCGAGCGTGATATCGGTCCCACCCTCTCCCAGATGGTGGTATCCCTCCTCGAACGGGATCGGTTCGATGGGCTCGACGCAGCCGACGTCGACCAGTACGTGGAGGTGGCCCTGCCCGTCTTGAACGGACTGCTCCTGGCCCTCCTCGTCTCCATTGGTCTCTCCGTTTCCATTGGCCTCTTCGTCCTCTCCAGTGGCCTCTCCGTCGTCGTCTCCTTCATCACCCGTCCCAGCTACCGGCTCTAGCTCGAACTCCTCGACGGCCATCGAGATCTCGACGGGACTGGACACGGTCTCACCGTCCTCTGGCTGTTCGAACCACACCTCGCCCTCCGGGTTCTCGTGGTCTACCTCTTCGTCATCCTCGCCGGAATCGTCGGCTCCGGGCTCCGTATCCGACTCATCCGGCGGTTCGTCCGAACCGGGGCCGCCGTCGAGACAGCCACCGAGTGCTGTCGCTCCGATTCCGGCCATCCCGGCGACGTACTGTCGTCGATCGAGGTGGCGTGTCATGGGTGAGTCGTTGGACAAGGAGGTGACCATCGCTCGCGATTCGATTGCAGTGACATTGCTGTCTTTCCGTGACCTGGTCAAAAAAGGCCAGAGCCTGCCTGTGACGGTCAGTCGCTCTTGCCGACGCTGATGACCTGTAACAACGAGTAGACCGGGACGCCGTCGATCTCGTCGATTCCCTGTTTGTCTGCGAGCACGACACAGGCCAGTGGCTCGCCGCCCTTCTCGCGGATTGCGTTGATCGTTTCCCGCATCGTCGTTCCGCTCGTGATCGTGTCGTCGACGACGTAACACTCTCGGTCGCGAATCGACGCGAAGTTCCGGCTGAAGGTTCCACCTAGGTCCTCGATATCGCCTTCTTCCCACTGGTGTTTTGCCGGCGTGTACGTCCCGAGGTCGCTCCCGAGTTCACGCGCGATCAGGGTCGCGATCGGACCACCTGCCTTCTCGATCCCGATCGTGAGATCGACTTCCTCACCGTGTTTCGCGAGCAGGTCGGCCATCGCCGCTGAGATAGCCTCCATGCGCTTGCTGTCCCGGCCGACTGCAGACCAGTCGACGTGGATGTCCTGTGGACTGCCACCGGCCGCCTCGTCGCCACGGCGGCGCCCCGTCGGCTCTGGCGCTGCGTCGCTGCGCTCGACCAGCCAACTGGCAGTCTCGCGCGAGACGTTCAGTTCGTCCGCAATCTCTCCCTTCGAGAGCCCCCGATTTGCGAGCTCCGATGCGCTCTCGATCAGATCGTCGACGTTCTTCATGGGCGTGAATTCGGTCGCCGTTTTTATAGGCGTATCGTCGTAGTAGCATTCCTGCAACCGTGACCCCGAACACCGAGTGTCCCATCGGCGCCGTCGTCTGTTCCTCGCGTCTGTGAGGTCCGACCCGGTTCTTAAACCACTGGAACAGACAAGCCTGCTTATCAAGCGTCTCGGAAGTGTCCGTTGGGACCAGTTCGATCCGCACTCGGCACGACCGGGCCACCCCCCAGCGGATCGAGTACGCCCACAATGATCTCACTCGAGCATCACACCCCTTGTACCCGAATCGCGTTCCGACCAGGGTCGCCTGGAGGTGAGTTGCGGTGACGACGATTACCGAAGTATCGATCTCGGCCGACGAGTTCGCTCTCGCCGAGACGTTGCGATCGGTTTCGGACCTCGAACTCCGCGTGGAGAGCGTCGTTGCCGAGGGACCGTCCCGGACGATGCCTCTCGTGTGGTTTTCGAACACCGACCGAGCGACACTCGAGGAGACGTTAGCAGCCGATCCGTCCGTCGAGACCCACCGGCGACTGCTCGAGGCGTCGGATGGCGAGGAGTGGTTGTATCGACTCGGATATACGGACCAGGTCGACGATATCTGCCACTGTATCTTCGACTACGACGGGGCGATCCTCGACGCGCGCGTCTCCGAAGAGCGATGGACGCTTCGACTCCTGTTTCCCCAGCGCGAAGACCTCTCAGACGCCATGGGAGCCGTCGAGGAACGAGGCGTCGTCACCGACATCAGACGGATGGTCGAAGCCGACCAAAACGCCGATCTCGAGGCGACCGCCGCGCTGACCGATGCCCAACAGGAGGCGATCAGCGAGGCCTACCGACAGGGCTACTACGACGTTCCTCGCGAGATATCGCTCGAGGATCTGGCAACGAAACTCGACATCTCTCACCAGGCGCTCTCCGAGC encodes:
- a CDS encoding ribonuclease HI family protein — encoded protein: MPVIQCDVEEARRRLEDADVSVEPGNTDHEQWRARRDGATAVAYENKVVIQGAEPRALEALLREGGGRAHVYFDGGARGNPGPAGIGWVIVTSEGIVGEGCETIGRATNNQAEYEALIAALEAARDYGYEEVHVRGDSELIVKQVRGEYDTNNPELRERRVTALELLSAFDEWTLEHVPRSVNERADELANEAMDQA
- a CDS encoding transcription initiation factor IIB, with the protein product MTRSTRQRERTREMDETEDQEGVRACPECESDNLVKDSDRGELICEDCGLVVEEEKIDPGPEWRAFNHQERQQKSRVGAPTTQTMHDKGLTTTIDWKDKDAYGRSISSKKRSQMHRLRKWQERIRTKDAGERNLQFALSEIDRMASALGVPRSVREVASVIYRRALKEDLIRGRSIEGVATSALYAACRKEGIPRSLEEISEVSRVERKEIGRTYRYISQELGLEMRPVDPKKYVPRFCSELELSEEVQTKANEIIEKTAEEGLLSGKSPTGYAAAAIYAASLLCNEKKTQREVADVAQVTEVTIRNRYQEQIEAMGIHG
- a CDS encoding DUF4399 domain-containing protein, which gives rise to MTRHLDRRQYVAGMAGIGATALGGCLDGGPGSDEPPDESDTEPGADDSGEDDEEVDHENPEGEVWFEQPEDGETVSSPVEISMAVEEFELEPVAGTGDEGDDDGEATGEDEEANGNGETNGDEEGQEQSVQDGQGHLHVLVDVGCVEPIEPIPFEEGYHHLGEGGTDITLDLEPGEYDLCAQASDGDHIAYDMTDEISIEVEDE
- a CDS encoding orotate phosphoribosyltransferase-like protein translates to MKNVDDLIESASELANRGLSKGEIADELNVSRETASWLVERSDAAPEPTGRRRGDEAAGGSPQDIHVDWSAVGRDSKRMEAISAAMADLLAKHGEEVDLTIGIEKAGGPIATLIARELGSDLGTYTPAKHQWEEGDIEDLGGTFSRNFASIRDRECYVVDDTITSGTTMRETINAIREKGGEPLACVVLADKQGIDEIDGVPVYSLLQVISVGKSD
- a CDS encoding helix-turn-helix domain-containing protein, producing MTTITEVSISADEFALAETLRSVSDLELRVESVVAEGPSRTMPLVWFSNTDRATLEETLAADPSVETHRRLLEASDGEEWLYRLGYTDQVDDICHCIFDYDGAILDARVSEERWTLRLLFPQREDLSDAMGAVEERGVVTDIRRMVEADQNADLEATAALTDAQQEAISEAYRQGYYDVPREISLEDLATKLDISHQALSERLRRANRVLAGEQIDEPPKASD